Proteins encoded by one window of Verrucomicrobiota bacterium:
- a CDS encoding ThuA domain-containing protein, with the protein MVAGALSAPLATRRAIAAAGAPRKLVLIAGKASHGPGLHEFRAGNILLEKRMRGVPGLRVELHEQGWVRDEATLADADAVVIFCDGGKNHPAIQDGRIALLEKLVQRGAGIGMMHFGVEVPAEKGGTEFRRWIGGHYEHQFSCNPIWDAAFERFPDHPIARGVQPFTIHDEWYFNMRFAEGFDATGPKTIKGVKFTPVLVAKPSDATRDGPYVYPKGPYPHIQEAKGRPEAKLWAVERPDGGRGFGFTGAHFHKNWQQDDFRKTILNALCWVSNVEVPAGGITSAAVSDDELMQNLDPKK; encoded by the coding sequence ATGGTCGCGGGCGCACTGTCCGCCCCCTTGGCCACGCGTCGAGCCATTGCAGCTGCGGGCGCACCACGCAAGCTCGTGCTCATTGCGGGCAAAGCCAGCCACGGGCCGGGCCTTCACGAGTTCCGGGCGGGAAACATCCTGCTCGAGAAACGGATGCGAGGCGTGCCCGGGCTGCGCGTCGAACTGCACGAACAAGGCTGGGTGCGGGACGAAGCCACCCTTGCCGATGCGGATGCGGTGGTGATTTTCTGCGACGGCGGTAAGAACCATCCCGCCATTCAGGATGGTCGGATCGCGCTACTCGAAAAACTCGTCCAGCGCGGCGCCGGCATCGGCATGATGCATTTCGGCGTCGAGGTGCCAGCGGAAAAGGGCGGAACGGAGTTCCGGCGCTGGATCGGGGGACACTACGAGCACCAGTTTTCCTGCAACCCGATCTGGGACGCGGCCTTCGAGCGCTTCCCCGACCACCCCATCGCCCGCGGAGTGCAACCCTTCACCATCCACGACGAATGGTATTTCAACATGCGCTTCGCCGAGGGCTTCGACGCCACCGGGCCGAAGACCATCAAGGGAGTGAAGTTCACGCCCGTGCTCGTCGCGAAGCCGTCCGACGCCACCCGCGACGGACCCTATGTGTATCCCAAGGGCCCCTACCCGCATATCCAGGAAGCGAAAGGCCGTCCGGAAGCCAAGCTGTGGGCCGTCGAACGCCCTGATGGCGGGCGCGGCTTCGGCTTTACCGGCGCGCACTTTCACAAGAACTGGCAGCAGGACGATTTCCGCAAGACGATCCTCAACGCGCTGTGCTGGGTAAGCAACGTCGAGGTGCCCGCTGGCGGCATCACTTCCGCCGCCGTGAGCGACGACGAACTGATGCAAAACCTCGACCCCAAGAAGTAA